The sequence below is a genomic window from Shinella sp. PSBB067.
TTCTGGCTCTTTTCCGTCCTCGGCAGCGCGACGGTGGTGGGCTTCGCGCTGAATTCCGGCGCCGAGGTCTCGCTCGTCGGCGATCTCCTGATGGTCGCCGCCGTCATCGTCTGCGGCCTCGGCTATGCGGAGGGCGCCAAGCTCTCGCGCCGGCTGGGCGGCTGGCAGGTCATCTCCTGGGCGCTCGTGCTGTCGCTGCCGGCAATGGCGCTGATCGCGCTCGTCTCGCTTCCCGATACCTGGGCCGGCATTGCAGGCGATGCCTGGGCGGGGCTTGCCTATGTCTCCGTGTTCAGCATGCTGATCGGCTTCATCTTCTGGTATCGCGGCCTTGCGCTCGGCGGCATCGCGGCGGTCGGCCAGCTGCAGCTTCTCCAGCCCTTCTTCGGCCTCGTGCTCGCCGCCGGCCTGCTGCACGAGAAGGTCAGCCCGCTGATGGTCTTCACGACGCTCGCCATCGTGCTGTGCGTAGCCGGCGCGCGGAAGTTCGCGCGCTAGCATGGATCCCCGCGGCCTCGGCCGCGGGGACAGCGCTATCGGCTTCAGCCGCAACGGGCGACGAAGGTGCCGGCGCCGATTTCCTTG
It includes:
- a CDS encoding DMT family transporter, yielding MKTSTDGWGSGLLGVIIFSGSLPATRIAVSGFSPMFLTSARAVIAALLGAALLLALRQPKPSRDDLFSLAVIALGVVVGFPLLTAIALQYITSAHSIVFIGLLPLSTAIFGVLRGGERPKPLFWLFSVLGSATVVGFALNSGAEVSLVGDLLMVAAVIVCGLGYAEGAKLSRRLGGWQVISWALVLSLPAMALIALVSLPDTWAGIAGDAWAGLAYVSVFSMLIGFIFWYRGLALGGIAAVGQLQLLQPFFGLVLAAGLLHEKVSPLMVFTTLAIVLCVAGARKFAR